Proteins found in one Planctomycetes bacterium MalM25 genomic segment:
- the rnhA_3 gene encoding Ribonuclease H yields the protein MPRYHAYAHGLSAHPDGLGSYAAIAVTPTSRRVIQHAYRHTTADRMAIRAATSALRSCPAGSSVRLYLDRRRVYDAIASGNLERWRLDSWKARVGGKPIKHADLWRDLDNAAADRDVVVALANRDDDNFSECVRLARGAAQSPLKLTDRGYRPTPTRSSRPSQRPTNRPTSRPLQAGDPCPKCQVSVTRREVTGQTRKPGQRYCWAWLLRCPNCGARYQTKQGRRRIESNPPSPASA from the coding sequence ATGCCGCGTTATCACGCCTACGCCCACGGCCTCTCCGCCCACCCGGATGGCCTTGGCTCCTACGCCGCGATCGCCGTCACCCCGACCAGCCGACGCGTGATTCAGCACGCCTACCGCCACACGACGGCCGATCGGATGGCGATCAGGGCGGCGACGTCCGCCCTGCGGTCCTGCCCGGCAGGCTCGAGCGTTCGGCTCTACCTCGATCGACGTCGTGTCTACGACGCGATCGCCAGCGGCAACCTAGAGCGGTGGCGACTCGACAGCTGGAAGGCCCGGGTGGGAGGCAAGCCCATCAAGCATGCCGATCTTTGGCGGGATCTCGACAACGCCGCTGCCGACAGGGACGTCGTCGTCGCCCTCGCCAACCGCGACGACGACAACTTCTCTGAGTGCGTACGCCTCGCTCGCGGCGCTGCCCAGTCGCCGCTGAAGCTGACCGACCGCGGGTACCGACCTACCCCCACTCGCAGCAGCCGGCCGTCTCAGCGGCCCACCAACCGTCCTACCTCTCGGCCACTTCAAGCCGGTGATCCCTGTCCGAAGTGCCAAGTATCGGTCACCCGTCGAGAGGTCACGGGCCAGACTCGCAAACCGGGACAACGGTATTGTTGGGCTTGGCTACTTCGATGCCCAAACTGTGGAGCCCGCTACCAGACCAAGCAGGGGCGCCGACGAATCGAGTCGAATCCACCGTCACCCGCCAGCGCGTAG
- the rnhA_4 gene encoding Ribonuclease H, with translation MLSLPNADLLQLQVYATMIDNPGPGGAAVVWRRGDDSGSWSGGEPDSTIIRLTMTALIEGLTGSPHAGRVEVLTATKYLVDAFEQDWVTTWRENGWRRPKRGPIANVDLWERLLEAIDARDTPIRWLHGKPFCEEGRRCQRLARKAAAEAAA, from the coding sequence ATGCTCTCGCTCCCCAACGCCGACCTCCTGCAGCTGCAGGTCTATGCCACGATGATCGACAACCCCGGTCCCGGTGGGGCCGCGGTCGTCTGGCGACGCGGCGACGACAGCGGCTCGTGGTCCGGGGGCGAGCCCGACTCCACGATCATCCGCCTGACGATGACGGCCCTCATCGAGGGGCTAACGGGGTCCCCCCACGCCGGCCGCGTCGAAGTCCTTACCGCGACGAAGTACCTCGTCGACGCCTTCGAGCAGGATTGGGTGACGACGTGGCGAGAGAACGGGTGGCGTCGCCCGAAGCGGGGCCCGATCGCCAACGTCGATCTCTGGGAGCGACTCCTCGAAGCGATCGACGCCCGGGACACCCCCATCCGCTGGCTGCACGGCAAGCCGTTCTGCGAAGAGGGGCGACGCTGCCAGCGGCTCGCTCGTAAGGCGGCCGCCGAGGCCGCGGCTTGA
- a CDS encoding DNA polymerase III subunits gamma and tau has translation MSPATSREISMYFPNGFDEFCGNTAAIDALRRRLGDVSGAANLLITGPPGTGKSGMAKVFGRTLCCQSPDLTIGRACGGCGSCRLFDCRDSELYTDLWAPRGRSLAWWPIDCGNVSCRDLRLVRRHSSWEFDQVVVWLDEAHRLSGARRGQLLKKMEEDPNAFFVATTSEPDALPLNFRRRFAEEVETEWADASAITRWLADRCRQWGVAVDDPSTFALLARRSRGNVAFCQATVAAAAGLPERVLTATLVRSREAFFDAVEANV, from the coding sequence ATGTCCCCCGCTACCTCCCGTGAGATCTCCATGTATTTCCCCAACGGCTTTGACGAGTTCTGCGGCAACACCGCCGCCATCGACGCCCTCCGCCGCCGCCTAGGCGACGTGAGCGGGGCGGCCAACCTCCTGATAACCGGCCCGCCCGGGACCGGCAAATCGGGCATGGCCAAGGTCTTCGGCAGGACGCTCTGTTGCCAGTCCCCCGACTTGACTATCGGACGCGCTTGCGGTGGCTGCGGCAGCTGTCGGTTGTTCGATTGCCGAGACTCCGAACTCTACACCGACCTCTGGGCGCCGAGGGGTCGGTCCTTGGCCTGGTGGCCCATCGACTGCGGCAACGTTTCTTGCCGTGACCTCCGCTTGGTCAGGAGGCACTCGAGTTGGGAGTTCGATCAGGTCGTCGTCTGGCTCGATGAGGCGCATCGGCTCAGCGGAGCGCGGAGGGGCCAACTGCTAAAGAAGATGGAGGAGGATCCCAACGCGTTCTTCGTCGCTACGACCAGTGAACCCGATGCGCTGCCGCTCAACTTTCGCCGGCGGTTCGCTGAGGAGGTGGAGACCGAGTGGGCCGATGCAAGTGCGATCACACGGTGGCTCGCCGACCGCTGCCGTCAATGGGGTGTGGCCGTTGACGATCCATCAACTTTTGCTCTGCTCGCCCGCCGGTCGCGAGGGAACGTGGCGTTCTGCCAAGCCACCGTGGCGGCGGCGGCCGGCCTGCCCGAACGCGTCCTCACAGCAACTCTGGTGCGGAGCCGTGAAGCCTTTTTCGACGCCGTAGAAGCGAACGTCTGA
- a CDS encoding Formylglycine-generating sulfatase enzyme codes for MRRAPFISSQRLALLECPRGDQPTDYLSGVGFRPFDETGHQAVGDSEEPGAADVWRPVTDRVALLGGVDCSRLVLTEVGGIGKTTALAQVEYLRSVRNAGRLCIRLEAAQLPLRVADYLGPDPSDKSSDAGLRRLIEEFRAFPETEGIQVADTWKLIHQKIRRGEFSLLVDALDQVGLEDDESARDRIEKLGLFLQQHPEIHCVVTGRPYSVTNYWKELGPAGDWKVAAVGPFTEAEQKAYLTEPRWQLLKNLEADVLSVPRALKRLRSIDDDDLLGKLRTASDVYWESLRPMLEEGCQKSHGIRIEQAIALFALLAFEMLKRGHYVEIASGDGWDRFLDEVEAERGEWLARRPIRLRRDETLDDRLEVLGRLNIGMRNAIAENTGLTCIRWHDRTLQDFFAAVWCTRYAEPEDLNWLSQHTYLHFRRREARSPEEEAQQQRESREPYHEFWKLLGGMPRHTLRSRGSSQPVADTAVFDDRRWVEAVAACYKQEGGRSTELIYRTWPRLLEIAAYTEEELGVTLPTMPSEAEVDAYNARLQGWVKGRVDSGESFGSPGTPDTAKGSARRIVEEYLSEFPRLLLGEGRGESQRIAREFHVDWFKTKQVEPGRFAMGGDGFYDGPIHEGRIEVPFRMARYPVTNELMDRFDPSRTERFDNYAKYSGEERCPAIYCTWYDAWALGLWLHASLPTEQEWECVCRGEEHRDEHLRFGWFNDKAELGANAWCDESKGHAYVPIRVDGSWEGAVDEKERSPYGVTHLLGQVFEWTASTYGKDPREPPPAHAGSSRVLRGGSFYDDPDYCRAAAPFDYPPRNSVYDVGIRLVRRS; via the coding sequence ATGCGCCGAGCCCCGTTTATCTCTAGCCAGCGACTCGCCTTGCTGGAGTGCCCCAGGGGGGACCAGCCGACCGATTACTTATCGGGCGTAGGGTTTCGGCCGTTCGATGAGACAGGACACCAGGCGGTCGGTGACTCGGAAGAGCCGGGAGCGGCTGACGTCTGGCGGCCGGTGACCGATCGCGTCGCCTTGCTTGGCGGCGTTGATTGCTCACGGCTTGTTCTGACCGAGGTCGGCGGGATCGGCAAGACGACAGCGCTCGCGCAGGTGGAGTACCTGCGATCTGTCCGGAACGCGGGGCGCCTGTGCATCCGCCTGGAAGCGGCCCAACTGCCGTTGCGAGTTGCCGACTACCTCGGCCCCGATCCCTCAGACAAGAGTTCCGATGCCGGCCTACGCCGACTAATCGAGGAATTCCGTGCGTTCCCGGAAACGGAGGGCATCCAGGTCGCGGATACCTGGAAACTCATTCACCAGAAGATCCGCCGGGGAGAGTTCTCGTTGCTCGTCGATGCGTTGGATCAGGTCGGTCTCGAGGACGACGAATCGGCGCGTGATAGGATCGAGAAACTCGGGCTCTTCCTGCAACAGCACCCCGAGATCCACTGCGTCGTGACCGGCAGGCCGTACTCGGTCACGAACTACTGGAAGGAGCTGGGGCCCGCGGGCGATTGGAAGGTGGCCGCGGTCGGCCCGTTCACGGAAGCAGAGCAGAAGGCCTACCTGACCGAACCGCGTTGGCAGTTGCTGAAGAATCTCGAGGCGGACGTGCTGAGCGTCCCGCGTGCGTTGAAGCGTCTGCGGTCGATCGACGACGACGACCTGCTCGGCAAGCTGCGGACCGCGTCGGACGTCTACTGGGAGTCGCTGCGTCCGATGCTCGAGGAGGGCTGCCAGAAGTCGCACGGCATCCGGATCGAACAGGCGATCGCGTTGTTCGCGTTGCTCGCCTTCGAGATGCTCAAGCGAGGGCACTACGTCGAGATTGCCTCCGGGGATGGCTGGGACCGCTTCCTCGATGAGGTCGAAGCGGAGAGAGGAGAATGGCTCGCGAGACGGCCGATCCGACTGCGGAGGGATGAGACACTCGATGACCGGCTCGAGGTGCTCGGCCGGCTGAACATCGGCATGCGGAACGCGATCGCCGAGAACACCGGGCTGACCTGCATCCGCTGGCACGACCGCACGCTGCAAGACTTCTTCGCGGCCGTGTGGTGCACACGCTACGCGGAGCCGGAAGACCTCAACTGGCTATCGCAGCACACCTACCTGCACTTCCGTCGACGTGAAGCCCGATCACCTGAAGAAGAAGCTCAGCAACAACGCGAGAGCCGGGAGCCCTACCACGAGTTCTGGAAGCTCTTGGGGGGCATGCCCCGCCACACGCTGCGGAGCCGAGGCTCCTCACAGCCGGTTGCCGACACGGCGGTGTTCGACGACCGGCGTTGGGTCGAGGCGGTGGCGGCTTGCTACAAGCAGGAGGGGGGCCGCTCGACGGAGCTGATCTACCGCACGTGGCCGCGGTTGCTGGAGATCGCGGCTTACACCGAGGAAGAGCTGGGCGTTACGCTCCCGACGATGCCGAGTGAAGCGGAGGTCGACGCGTACAACGCCCGGCTGCAAGGCTGGGTGAAGGGGCGGGTCGACTCGGGAGAGTCGTTCGGCTCACCCGGCACACCAGACACGGCGAAGGGATCCGCGCGTCGGATCGTGGAGGAGTACCTTTCGGAGTTCCCGCGGCTGCTGCTGGGAGAGGGGAGGGGCGAATCGCAGCGGATCGCTCGCGAGTTCCACGTCGATTGGTTCAAGACGAAACAAGTCGAACCGGGACGATTCGCGATGGGTGGCGATGGCTTTTACGACGGTCCCATCCACGAGGGTCGCATCGAGGTCCCCTTCCGTATGGCGAGGTACCCGGTAACGAACGAGCTGATGGATCGGTTCGACCCGTCGAGGACGGAACGCTTCGACAACTACGCAAAGTACAGCGGCGAGGAGCGTTGCCCGGCGATCTACTGCACGTGGTACGACGCGTGGGCGTTGGGGTTGTGGCTGCACGCTTCGCTTCCGACGGAGCAGGAGTGGGAGTGCGTCTGCCGTGGCGAGGAACATCGGGACGAGCACCTACGGTTCGGCTGGTTCAACGACAAGGCCGAGCTGGGAGCCAACGCCTGGTGCGATGAATCGAAAGGTCACGCGTACGTCCCGATCCGGGTGGATGGATCGTGGGAGGGCGCCGTCGATGAGAAGGAGCGTTCGCCGTACGGCGTGACGCACCTGCTCGGGCAGGTGTTTGAGTGGACCGCCAGCACGTACGGCAAGGACCCCCGTGAACCTCCGCCAGCGCACGCGGGCTCTTCGCGGGTTCTGCGGGGCGGGTCGTTCTACGACGACCCCGATTACTGCCGAGCCGCGGCCCCCTTTGACTACCCCCCGAGGAATAGCGTCTACGATGTTGGGATTCGTTTGGTGCGTCGTAGCTGA
- a CDS encoding molybdopterin biosynthesis protein MoeB, translating into MGQARQATTSDHRPLRLVVRPGAWSDFWRAATDNEAPWGVGRMRSIRSASTRQWFVDELALRDSQPTGGEFSPVESWLVVTLMTEGSPTADQLDGIMRRLAPRPSQTVGLLAVGGTDRSEWNARLWRGDERSRIDTIEVPGPGMLRLSQAASQEAVPARASRTVGALGKRVATRVREASVTLIGAGGNGWLMAMQLAAAGVGKLRIIDPDLLKPENLDRMPPAPACVTGLPKAKALGAVLADYRNDLTLSLLPDAINSDRGRAVMNEPTDLVVTCVDDDTGRLVAAFAARRTLTPHLDVATSIRRDDAGSLSIGGDCRLLLPGEGCVACVGGVEDFEEALYELSEPDGALRRRVTLPWDEQRAGSLASINSIVVGAGVQLWLDQIGGQLRSSYWQRLAWEPGTGLRVDGAVVGTDAECPVCHRRIERLGSRL; encoded by the coding sequence TTGGGACAAGCAAGACAAGCGACGACATCGGACCATCGCCCACTGCGGCTGGTCGTCCGACCGGGCGCCTGGAGCGACTTCTGGCGGGCCGCGACGGACAACGAGGCCCCCTGGGGCGTCGGGCGGATGCGCTCGATCCGATCGGCATCGACACGGCAGTGGTTTGTGGACGAACTCGCGCTGCGCGACTCTCAGCCAACGGGCGGCGAGTTCTCGCCGGTCGAAAGCTGGCTGGTTGTGACGCTCATGACCGAGGGCTCCCCCACCGCTGATCAACTCGATGGGATCATGAGGCGTCTCGCCCCAAGGCCTTCACAAACGGTTGGCCTGCTGGCGGTCGGAGGCACGGACCGGAGCGAGTGGAACGCCCGCCTGTGGCGAGGCGATGAGCGGAGCCGGATCGATACGATCGAGGTCCCGGGGCCCGGCATGCTCCGGTTGAGTCAGGCAGCCTCTCAAGAAGCCGTTCCGGCCCGGGCGAGCCGCACCGTCGGAGCCCTCGGCAAACGGGTGGCGACGCGCGTGCGTGAGGCGAGCGTCACCCTGATCGGCGCCGGGGGGAACGGCTGGTTGATGGCCATGCAGCTGGCGGCCGCGGGCGTTGGCAAGCTGCGGATTATCGACCCCGATCTCCTGAAACCAGAAAACCTGGATCGCATGCCACCGGCGCCCGCATGCGTGACCGGCCTGCCGAAAGCCAAGGCGCTCGGCGCGGTGCTAGCCGACTACCGGAACGACCTGACCCTGTCTCTCCTCCCGGATGCGATCAACTCCGACCGTGGCCGTGCGGTGATGAACGAACCGACCGACCTGGTAGTCACCTGCGTCGATGACGATACGGGACGGCTGGTGGCGGCGTTCGCCGCTCGACGAACCTTGACGCCTCACCTCGACGTGGCGACGAGCATCCGCCGTGATGACGCCGGCTCGCTTTCGATCGGTGGCGATTGCCGGCTCCTGCTGCCGGGGGAAGGGTGCGTCGCCTGCGTCGGTGGCGTCGAAGACTTCGAGGAGGCCCTCTACGAGCTGTCGGAGCCCGATGGCGCCCTCCGTCGCCGGGTCACGCTTCCTTGGGACGAGCAGCGGGCCGGCAGCCTGGCGTCGATCAACTCCATCGTTGTCGGTGCGGGGGTCCAGCTGTGGCTTGACCAGATCGGGGGCCAGCTACGGTCGTCTTATTGGCAGCGACTGGCGTGGGAGCCGGGCACAGGCCTGCGCGTCGATGGCGCCGTGGTGGGAACGGACGCCGAGTGTCCGGTTTGCCATCGGCGGATCGAGCGGCTGGGCTCCCGGCTCTAG
- the ybdK gene encoding Carboxylate-amine ligase YbdK, with the protein MTAQPEITFRDKFPKVAKYDIACEVEGLLCCDRSGQPVNLYDEVVQRLPDRTARFCHKEFLHPMLELVTSPHPTAPELRKQLRQFESDTTSVLSPLGANVRWVGALDNAVLTREMIRDYNRTQVTLERVGPMVPRLATFGLHLHVGVDFGALIGVLKALNKLVPFFTALSANSPRMSCLNYQAASHRFPFWAYGMPTSGWPHQWRDWDHLESHVADLARLGLASSPKDLHWMVRPTRFGTVELRCCDMPPSLDMAAEIAALYQAVVIMSARNPGWLDAILVAALQADISASTTFGAAAVLSSVTGERKALVEAFADIKRPLGGVLDEIKARELVDRLHRRVAARTELPTPTWRPPVPVASPARATRDLVVSSASIAASWLVAMGVASSGW; encoded by the coding sequence ATGACCGCTCAGCCTGAGATCACTTTCCGCGACAAATTCCCCAAGGTCGCCAAGTACGACATTGCGTGCGAAGTCGAAGGACTGCTCTGTTGCGACCGAAGCGGTCAACCCGTGAACCTCTACGACGAGGTGGTGCAGAGGCTGCCCGATCGGACCGCGAGATTCTGCCACAAGGAGTTCTTGCACCCGATGCTCGAGCTCGTGACCTCGCCGCACCCCACGGCGCCCGAACTCCGTAAGCAGCTGCGTCAGTTCGAGAGCGACACAACCTCGGTGCTCTCGCCTCTTGGAGCCAATGTGAGATGGGTGGGCGCTCTGGACAATGCCGTCCTGACCCGAGAGATGATCCGCGACTACAACCGGACCCAGGTGACCCTTGAACGAGTCGGTCCGATGGTCCCGCGGCTCGCGACTTTTGGTCTGCACTTACACGTTGGCGTCGACTTCGGGGCGTTGATCGGTGTACTGAAAGCGCTCAACAAGCTGGTCCCCTTCTTCACGGCGCTCTCGGCCAACTCGCCCAGGATGTCGTGCCTGAATTACCAGGCCGCCAGCCACCGCTTCCCCTTCTGGGCCTATGGCATGCCCACCAGCGGCTGGCCCCACCAGTGGCGTGATTGGGATCACCTCGAGTCCCACGTCGCCGATCTCGCTCGGCTTGGACTCGCCAGCTCACCGAAGGACTTGCACTGGATGGTGAGGCCTACACGTTTTGGGACGGTCGAGCTCCGATGCTGTGACATGCCGCCGTCGCTCGACATGGCGGCCGAGATCGCGGCTCTCTATCAGGCGGTCGTGATCATGTCGGCCCGCAACCCAGGCTGGCTCGACGCCATTCTGGTGGCGGCGTTGCAGGCCGATATTTCCGCCTCGACGACCTTCGGCGCCGCGGCGGTTCTTTCGAGTGTAACGGGCGAACGCAAAGCGTTGGTAGAAGCCTTCGCCGATATCAAACGGCCGTTGGGCGGTGTGCTCGACGAGATCAAGGCGCGCGAGCTGGTTGATCGTCTCCATCGCCGGGTTGCGGCTCGAACGGAGCTGCCGACGCCGACGTGGCGCCCTCCCGTTCCCGTTGCGTCACCGGCACGGGCAACTCGAGATTTGGTGGTCTCTTCGGCCTCGATCGCGGCGTCATGGCTCGTCGCGATGGGCGTGGCGAGTTCTGGGTGGTAG